One Natrinema marinum genomic window carries:
- the aglM gene encoding UDP-glucose 6-dehydrogenase AglM: MNVSIVGSGYVGTTIAACLADLGHNVINVEIDEDIVASINAGEAPIHESGLAERIAAHAGTTLRATTDYDEIRDTDVTFLCLPTPQTDDGSLDLAVMRAGAESLGRALAEKDDDHLVVVKSTVLPGTTEEVVAPILEAESGTPIGEGIEVAMNPEFLRMGTAVADFLEPDKVVLGTASDEAAATLRELYAPILDRDETDLVETDIREAELIKYANNAFLAAKVSLVNELGNIATEYDADAYEVLEAVGLDDRISERFMRSGLGWGGSCFPKDVNALRAGAREQGYEPELLDAVVDVNDDQPRRLVELLEEHVSLEGARIAVLGLSFKPGTDDVRKSRALDVIEHLHERGATVVAYDPVAIENVRPDYPELEYADSADGALADADGAVVATDWPEFDDLTFEGMARSVVVDGRRIDVDEDAVDVYEGLTW; the protein is encoded by the coding sequence ATGAACGTCTCTATCGTCGGCAGCGGCTACGTCGGTACCACGATCGCCGCCTGTCTTGCGGATCTCGGCCACAACGTCATCAACGTCGAGATCGACGAGGACATCGTCGCCAGCATCAACGCCGGCGAGGCCCCGATCCACGAGTCGGGCCTCGCCGAACGCATCGCCGCCCACGCGGGCACCACCCTCCGCGCGACGACGGACTACGACGAAATCCGCGACACTGACGTCACGTTTCTCTGTCTCCCCACGCCTCAGACCGACGACGGCAGCCTCGACCTCGCGGTCATGCGCGCCGGCGCGGAGTCGCTAGGGCGAGCGCTGGCCGAGAAAGACGACGACCACCTCGTAGTCGTCAAGAGCACGGTCCTCCCGGGCACGACCGAGGAGGTGGTCGCGCCGATCCTCGAGGCCGAGTCCGGCACCCCGATCGGCGAGGGGATCGAGGTCGCGATGAATCCCGAGTTCCTCCGGATGGGGACCGCCGTCGCGGACTTCCTCGAACCCGACAAGGTCGTCCTCGGAACGGCGAGCGACGAGGCGGCCGCCACCCTCCGCGAGCTGTACGCGCCCATTCTCGACCGAGACGAAACGGACCTCGTCGAGACCGACATCCGCGAGGCCGAACTCATCAAGTACGCGAACAACGCCTTCCTCGCGGCCAAGGTCTCGCTGGTCAACGAGCTGGGCAACATCGCGACGGAGTACGACGCGGACGCCTACGAAGTGCTCGAGGCGGTCGGTCTCGACGACCGAATCTCCGAACGCTTCATGCGCTCGGGGCTGGGCTGGGGCGGCTCCTGTTTCCCGAAGGACGTCAACGCCCTGCGGGCCGGTGCGCGCGAGCAGGGATACGAGCCCGAACTGCTCGACGCGGTCGTCGACGTCAACGACGACCAGCCCCGGCGGCTGGTCGAGTTGCTCGAAGAACACGTCTCTCTCGAGGGGGCGCGCATCGCGGTCCTCGGGCTCTCGTTCAAGCCCGGCACCGACGACGTACGCAAGTCGCGCGCGCTGGACGTGATCGAGCACCTCCACGAGCGCGGCGCGACGGTCGTCGCCTATGATCCGGTCGCGATCGAGAACGTCCGACCCGACTACCCCGAACTCGAGTACGCCGACTCGGCCGACGGTGCGCTCGCGGACGCCGACGGGGCCGTCGTCGCGACCGACTGGCCCGAGTTCGACGACCTCACGTTCGAAGGGATGGCTCGCTCCGTCGTCGTCGACGGGCGCCGGATCGACGTCGACGAGGACGCCGTTGACGTCTACGAAGGGCTGACGTGGTAA
- the aglJ gene encoding S-layer glycoprotein N-glycosyltransferase AglJ, with the protein MEDDAVRADSSVLSDGGEAVAVGEEADEITPDEVCVLIPTLEEAATIGDVIEGFYEEGYTNVVVVDGDSSDDTREIAREHGAEVFVQSGSGKGQAVREALEYVTVPYVLMLDGDGTYDPADADKMIEPLARGYEHVIGNRFADMDDDAMRALNGFGNRMINRAFGFVHGANYEDILSGYRAFTVDSFERLSLDSDGFTIETELAVECVKHGIETTVVPVSYRARPDESETNLHPVRDGGTILLALYSLAKTNNPLFYFGSLGVAGILSGALIAAYVLWEWIQYTQSHEVMAVVSAAAIILGVQLLMFGVLSDMLVTLHREQRRRLERIAREARDD; encoded by the coding sequence ATGGAAGACGACGCGGTGCGTGCGGACTCGAGCGTCCTCTCGGACGGTGGCGAGGCCGTCGCCGTGGGCGAGGAGGCCGACGAGATCACGCCGGACGAGGTCTGCGTGCTCATCCCGACGCTCGAGGAGGCGGCCACGATCGGCGACGTGATCGAGGGCTTCTACGAGGAGGGGTACACGAACGTCGTCGTCGTCGACGGCGACTCCTCGGACGATACCCGCGAGATCGCCCGCGAGCACGGCGCGGAGGTGTTCGTCCAGTCGGGGAGCGGCAAGGGCCAGGCCGTCCGCGAGGCCCTCGAGTACGTGACGGTGCCGTACGTCCTGATGCTCGACGGCGACGGCACCTACGATCCGGCCGACGCAGACAAGATGATCGAGCCGCTCGCGCGGGGCTACGAACACGTGATCGGCAACCGCTTCGCGGACATGGACGACGACGCGATGCGTGCGCTGAACGGGTTCGGCAACCGGATGATCAACCGCGCGTTCGGCTTCGTCCACGGGGCCAACTATGAGGATATCCTCTCGGGCTACCGGGCCTTTACCGTCGACTCGTTCGAGCGGCTCTCGCTCGATTCGGACGGCTTCACGATCGAGACCGAGCTGGCCGTCGAGTGCGTCAAACACGGGATCGAGACGACGGTCGTCCCGGTCAGCTACCGCGCGCGCCCCGACGAGTCCGAGACCAACCTCCACCCGGTCAGAGACGGCGGGACGATCCTGCTGGCGCTGTACTCGCTGGCCAAGACGAACAACCCCCTCTTTTACTTTGGGAGCCTCGGCGTCGCCGGGATCCTCTCGGGAGCCCTCATCGCGGCCTACGTCCTCTGGGAGTGGATCCAGTACACGCAGAGCCACGAGGTCATGGCCGTCGTCTCGGCGGCCGCGATCATTCTGGGCGTCCAACTGCTCATGTTCGGCGTCCTTTCGGACATGCTCGTGACCCTCCACCGCGAGCAACGGCGCCGGCTCGAGCGGATCGCACGCGAGGCACGCGACGATTAA